Proteins co-encoded in one Cupriavidus metallidurans CH34 genomic window:
- a CDS encoding aldehyde dehydrogenase (NADP(+)): MHASEQNQVFAIIDQHATRAHEASAAWAHSSPTVRSGVLRALADALDARANELAVMADEETGLGIPRLTGEIARTSFQLRGFADEVVAGVPYVQVDDEAIPGPPPSGRPRLTRVMVPIGPVAVFAASNFPFAFSVLGGDTASALAAGCPVIVKPHGGHPRLSIEVAKIAAEVLRAQGVEEGVFSMLDCDMSRDANIHLVKHPLIAGVAFTGSYQGGVALWRAANEREIPIPFFGELGSINPVVVLPAALHDDPVAPAKVLAASMLQGCGQFCTSPGVIVVVDDQRGREFVSALGDSLAGQATHRMLSEGIRNGFEDAVARIKANANIEVVLEGNEAGAGPAPRLFQTTGAAFIADASLHEEMFGPAAVVVMVPSVDAIPDVLSAVKGSLTVTIWGGDQDNHENREIVRVAQNIGGRVLFSGVPTGVAVTRAQQHGGPWPASTDPKTTSVGYAALQRFLRPVALQDAPEWLLQRA, translated from the coding sequence ATGCACGCTTCCGAACAGAACCAAGTCTTCGCGATCATCGACCAGCACGCCACGCGCGCCCACGAGGCCAGCGCGGCATGGGCGCATTCGAGTCCCACGGTCCGCAGTGGCGTGCTGCGTGCGCTGGCCGACGCCCTCGACGCGCGCGCGAATGAACTCGCGGTGATGGCCGACGAGGAAACCGGCCTCGGCATCCCACGGCTGACGGGGGAGATCGCCCGCACATCGTTCCAGTTGCGGGGCTTCGCGGATGAAGTCGTGGCGGGCGTCCCCTACGTCCAGGTGGATGACGAAGCCATTCCCGGCCCGCCTCCGTCGGGCCGTCCGCGTCTGACCCGTGTCATGGTCCCGATTGGTCCGGTTGCCGTATTTGCAGCCAGCAACTTCCCGTTCGCGTTCTCGGTCCTGGGCGGAGACACCGCATCGGCGTTGGCTGCGGGTTGTCCGGTCATCGTGAAGCCGCATGGCGGACATCCGCGCCTGTCAATCGAGGTGGCGAAGATTGCCGCAGAGGTCCTGCGCGCGCAAGGTGTGGAAGAGGGCGTGTTCTCGATGCTCGACTGCGACATGTCGCGCGACGCCAATATCCATCTGGTCAAGCATCCGCTGATCGCGGGCGTGGCGTTCACGGGCTCCTATCAGGGTGGCGTGGCCTTGTGGCGCGCCGCGAATGAGCGCGAGATCCCGATTCCCTTCTTCGGCGAACTCGGTTCGATCAATCCGGTGGTGGTGCTCCCTGCGGCACTGCATGACGACCCGGTTGCGCCGGCCAAGGTGCTGGCGGCGTCGATGCTGCAAGGCTGCGGCCAGTTCTGTACCAGCCCCGGCGTTATCGTGGTGGTCGATGACCAGCGCGGCCGCGAGTTTGTCTCGGCGCTGGGCGACTCGCTGGCGGGGCAGGCCACCCATCGGATGCTGAGCGAAGGCATCCGCAATGGTTTTGAAGATGCCGTCGCGCGTATCAAGGCGAATGCCAATATCGAGGTCGTACTGGAAGGGAATGAGGCTGGGGCCGGCCCGGCTCCCCGCCTGTTCCAGACCACCGGCGCTGCCTTTATCGCGGATGCCAGCCTCCACGAGGAAATGTTCGGTCCAGCGGCCGTAGTGGTCATGGTGCCATCCGTCGATGCGATTCCCGATGTACTCTCCGCCGTCAAGGGATCGCTCACGGTCACGATCTGGGGGGGCGACCAGGACAACCACGAGAATCGCGAGATCGTGCGCGTGGCCCAGAACATTGGGGGCCGCGTGCTGTTCTCTGGTGTACCGACCGGCGTCGCCGTGACGCGCGCGCAGCAACATGGCGGCCCCTGGCCGGCGTCCACCGATCCGAAGACCACGTCGGTCGGGTATGCTGCCTTGCAGCGTTTTCTTCGGCCCGTGGCACTTCAGGATGCGCCGGAGTGGCTGCTCCAGCGCGCGTGA
- a CDS encoding ABC transporter permease has translation MGYLIRRLLATLPVMAVVAIVVFLLIHLSPGDPAALIAGDLATVEDIARLRATLGLDQPLWQQFGLWAGRLASGDLGTSIFTQMPVTELLAQRLEPTLSIAALTMLLTLLVSVPLGTLAAYRAGSWIDRLVMLFAVLAFSLPVFLVGYLLVYAFAIQLPWFPVQGYARLADGAGGWLRSLVLPCVNLALVYIALITRMTRATVLEVLHEDYIRTARAKGLGVLPVLGHALRNAAIPIATTVGTGIALLIGGVVVTETVFAIPGVGRLVVDSVQRHDYPVIQSVLLLSAGAYVLINLMIDLSYRLFDPRIKY, from the coding sequence ATGGGTTACCTGATCCGCCGCCTGCTGGCCACGCTGCCGGTGATGGCCGTGGTGGCCATCGTGGTCTTCCTGCTGATCCACCTGTCGCCGGGCGACCCGGCGGCACTGATCGCGGGCGACCTTGCCACTGTCGAGGACATCGCGCGCCTGCGTGCCACGCTTGGCCTCGACCAGCCGCTGTGGCAACAGTTCGGGCTCTGGGCCGGACGGCTCGCCAGCGGAGACCTGGGCACCTCCATCTTCACGCAGATGCCGGTGACCGAGCTGCTGGCCCAGCGGCTGGAGCCGACGCTGTCAATCGCCGCGCTGACCATGCTGCTGACGCTGCTGGTATCGGTGCCGCTGGGCACGCTGGCGGCCTATCGCGCGGGTAGCTGGATCGACCGGCTGGTGATGCTGTTCGCCGTGCTGGCGTTCTCGCTCCCGGTATTCCTTGTGGGCTACCTGCTGGTCTATGCGTTCGCGATCCAGTTGCCGTGGTTTCCGGTGCAGGGCTATGCCCGGCTGGCCGATGGCGCCGGGGGCTGGCTACGTAGCCTGGTGCTGCCGTGCGTCAACCTGGCGTTGGTGTACATCGCCCTGATCACCCGCATGACGCGCGCCACGGTGCTGGAAGTGCTGCACGAAGACTACATCCGCACCGCCCGCGCCAAGGGGCTCGGTGTGCTGCCGGTGCTCGGCCATGCGCTGCGCAACGCGGCCATCCCGATTGCGACCACGGTCGGCACCGGCATCGCGCTGCTGATCGGCGGCGTGGTGGTGACCGAGACCGTGTTCGCGATTCCAGGCGTCGGCCGGCTGGTGGTGGATTCGGTGCAACGCCACGACTACCCGGTCATCCAGAGCGTGCTGCTGCTCTCGGCAGGTGCCTATGTGCTGATCAACCTGATGATCGACCTCAGCTACCGGCTGTTCGATCCCCGCATCAAATACTGA
- a CDS encoding ABC transporter ATP-binding protein — MTSTRKALPAGTPLLEVQDLHVRFDTLTGPARSVNGVSYTVRAGQTLGVVGESGCGKSVTALSIMRLLSAPPAHVTGAVLLDGTDLLTLGEREMRRIRGNRISMIFQEPMTSLNPVLTIGRQIAETVRLHQGASHAEALARAIDMLRLVQIPEPERRANEYPHQLSGGMRQRVMIALALACNPEVLIADEPTTALDVTIQAQILDLIRRLQQELGTGVVMITHDLGVVAESCHRVVVMYAGRKVEEANVADLFDRPLHPYTRALMASMPSMNTGSSRLTEIPGLVPSPQQPQRGCAFAPRCAQAQARCHTEMPRLSAQGADHFVACFAVETRQSDGVAPVDSTPETLA, encoded by the coding sequence ATGACGTCCACCCGCAAGGCACTCCCCGCCGGCACACCACTGCTGGAAGTACAGGACCTGCACGTGCGCTTCGACACCCTGACCGGCCCCGCGCGATCGGTCAACGGTGTCTCCTACACGGTGCGCGCCGGCCAGACACTGGGTGTGGTCGGTGAATCCGGCTGCGGCAAGAGTGTGACCGCGCTCTCCATCATGCGGCTGCTGTCCGCGCCACCCGCGCATGTGACAGGCGCCGTCCTGCTCGACGGGACCGATCTGCTCACGCTCGGCGAGCGCGAGATGCGCCGCATCCGTGGCAACCGCATCTCCATGATCTTCCAGGAGCCGATGACCTCGCTCAACCCGGTCTTGACCATCGGCCGCCAGATCGCGGAAACCGTACGCCTGCACCAAGGGGCGAGCCATGCCGAAGCGCTTGCCCGCGCGATCGACATGCTGCGCCTCGTGCAGATCCCCGAGCCCGAGCGGCGCGCGAACGAGTATCCGCATCAGCTCTCTGGCGGCATGCGCCAGCGCGTGATGATCGCGCTCGCGCTGGCCTGCAACCCCGAGGTGCTGATCGCCGACGAGCCCACCACCGCGCTGGACGTGACCATCCAGGCGCAGATCCTCGACCTGATCCGACGCCTGCAGCAGGAGCTGGGCACCGGCGTGGTGATGATCACGCACGACCTCGGCGTGGTGGCGGAGAGCTGTCATCGCGTGGTGGTGATGTACGCCGGGCGCAAAGTCGAAGAAGCGAACGTGGCCGATCTGTTCGACCGTCCGCTGCATCCCTACACACGTGCCCTGATGGCGTCCATGCCGTCGATGAACACCGGCAGCAGCCGCCTGACCGAGATCCCCGGGTTGGTGCCGTCGCCCCAGCAACCACAGCGCGGCTGCGCCTTCGCGCCCCGCTGTGCCCAGGCGCAGGCCCGCTGTCACACGGAGATGCCTCGGCTTTCGGCACAGGGCGCCGACCACTTCGTGGCCTGCTTCGCCGTCGAGACACGTCAATCCGATGGCGTCGCACCAGTCGACAGTACCCCGGAGACCCTTGCATGA
- a CDS encoding ABC transporter substrate-binding protein: MQHRPLATLVMGALLLAGTSLPAQAQAPARTLKIVPHADLKILDPTFTTAYITRNFGYMVYDTLFAQDATGKPQPQMVEKYTSSKDGKQWSFTLRPGLKFSDGNAVTAADAVASLQRWGARDSLGRSMGEAGAEWKVVDARTFTLTLQQPFGLVLEALAKPSGFPPVILPERLAKQPATAPLNEVVGSGPYLFKRDEWVPGNKAVFVRNPNYTGRREAPSGLAGNKTSHFDRIEWLYLPDANSAVAALKRGEVDLIEQLPPDYITPLRSDNSLKVGSGGTYQGMLVMNQLHPPFNNPKVRQALLQAVSQERFTAAMGFPLDMRMNYCATYFICGSPNDTAAGAEPFRKPDVAKAKQMLAASGYKGEKVVLLVPTDITALNAEALMAAQTMRSIGINVDMQNMDWASIGARRAKRDAPDAGGWNMYVTVAGEFDVNTPVTNAYLSAACGNSLPGWPCDKPLDELRSAWVREMVPAKRRDLLDAFQKRAYEAVPYVNTGQYSSAFAARANLKGLDKLWGGVPTVWALDR, from the coding sequence ATGCAACACCGACCGCTCGCCACTCTCGTCATGGGTGCCCTGTTGCTGGCCGGCACCAGCCTGCCGGCGCAGGCGCAGGCACCCGCCAGGACGCTGAAGATCGTGCCGCACGCCGACCTGAAGATCCTCGACCCGACCTTCACCACGGCCTACATCACGCGCAACTTCGGCTATATGGTCTATGACACGCTGTTCGCGCAGGACGCGACCGGCAAGCCGCAACCGCAGATGGTGGAGAAGTACACCAGCAGCAAGGACGGCAAACAGTGGAGCTTCACGCTGCGTCCCGGCCTGAAGTTCTCCGATGGCAACGCCGTGACCGCCGCGGACGCAGTGGCATCGTTGCAGCGCTGGGGCGCGCGCGACAGCCTGGGACGCTCGATGGGCGAGGCCGGCGCCGAGTGGAAGGTCGTCGACGCACGCACCTTCACGCTGACGCTACAGCAGCCCTTTGGGCTGGTGCTGGAAGCGCTGGCCAAGCCCTCCGGCTTTCCACCGGTGATCCTGCCCGAACGCCTGGCCAAGCAACCGGCCACCGCGCCGCTGAACGAAGTGGTGGGTTCCGGTCCCTATCTGTTCAAGCGCGACGAATGGGTGCCGGGCAACAAGGCCGTGTTCGTGCGCAACCCCAACTACACGGGCCGCCGCGAAGCACCAAGCGGTCTGGCCGGCAACAAGACCAGCCACTTCGATCGCATCGAATGGCTGTACCTCCCCGACGCCAACAGCGCGGTCGCCGCCCTCAAGCGCGGCGAGGTGGACCTGATCGAGCAGTTGCCACCGGACTACATCACGCCGCTGCGTTCCGACAACAGCCTCAAGGTCGGCTCTGGCGGCACCTACCAGGGAATGCTGGTGATGAACCAGTTGCACCCGCCCTTCAACAATCCGAAGGTACGCCAGGCCCTGCTGCAGGCGGTCAGCCAGGAGCGCTTCACCGCGGCCATGGGCTTCCCGCTGGACATGCGCATGAACTACTGCGCCACGTACTTCATTTGCGGCAGCCCCAACGACACGGCCGCCGGCGCCGAACCCTTCCGCAAACCGGACGTCGCCAAGGCCAAGCAGATGCTTGCGGCCTCGGGCTACAAGGGTGAAAAGGTGGTGTTGCTGGTGCCCACCGACATCACCGCGCTGAACGCCGAGGCGCTGATGGCCGCGCAGACCATGCGCAGCATCGGCATCAACGTCGACATGCAGAACATGGACTGGGCCTCGATCGGCGCGCGACGTGCCAAGCGTGACGCGCCGGATGCCGGTGGCTGGAACATGTATGTGACCGTGGCAGGCGAGTTCGACGTCAACACCCCGGTTACCAATGCCTACCTCAGCGCCGCCTGCGGCAACAGCCTGCCGGGCTGGCCGTGCGACAAGCCGCTGGATGAATTGCGCAGCGCGTGGGTGCGCGAGATGGTGCCGGCCAAGCGGCGCGATCTGCTCGATGCCTTCCAGAAGCGCGCCTATGAAGCGGTGCCGTACGTGAACACCGGGCAGTACTCGTCCGCGTTCGCCGCGCGGGCCAACCTGAAGGGCCTGGACAAGCTGTGGGGCGGCGTACCCACGGTCTGGGCGCTTGACCGCTGA
- a CDS encoding ABC transporter permease has product MTATLPSRQDAAARPADDDAPFVLPRWYWARKHPTLVIGAVLLLAVAALAIAAPWISPFDPQDIDPLARMQPPSAEHWFGTDALGRDVFSRAVWGGRVSMIVALSVGLLSTVLGVSIGLTAGFVRWTDGFLMRVMDGLMAIPGILLAIALMALTQASLGAVIVAITVPEVPRVVRLVRSMALTLREQLYVEAAHAVGTRLPVILLRHVLPNMVAPLIVQATFVAAAAVLTEAALSFLGVGVPAQTPSWGNIMAEGRNFVAVAFHILLYPGLLLAATVLAINLLGDGLRDALDPRLARQL; this is encoded by the coding sequence ATGACCGCTACCCTGCCCTCGCGCCAGGACGCCGCCGCACGGCCGGCGGACGACGACGCGCCGTTCGTGCTGCCCCGCTGGTACTGGGCGCGCAAGCATCCCACCCTCGTCATTGGCGCCGTGCTCCTGCTGGCCGTTGCCGCGCTGGCGATCGCCGCGCCGTGGATCTCGCCGTTCGACCCGCAGGACATTGACCCGCTGGCGCGTATGCAGCCGCCTTCCGCCGAACACTGGTTCGGCACCGATGCGCTGGGCCGCGACGTGTTCAGCCGCGCGGTCTGGGGCGGCCGCGTGTCGATGATCGTCGCCCTCTCGGTCGGCCTGCTATCCACCGTGCTGGGCGTCAGCATCGGCCTGACCGCCGGCTTCGTGCGCTGGACCGACGGCTTTCTCATGCGCGTGATGGACGGGCTGATGGCCATCCCGGGCATCCTGCTGGCGATCGCGCTGATGGCACTGACCCAGGCCAGCCTGGGTGCGGTGATCGTCGCCATCACCGTCCCCGAGGTGCCGCGCGTGGTGCGGCTGGTTCGCTCGATGGCGCTGACCCTGCGCGAGCAACTGTACGTCGAAGCCGCGCACGCGGTTGGCACGCGGCTGCCGGTGATCCTGCTGCGCCACGTGCTGCCCAACATGGTCGCGCCGCTGATCGTGCAGGCCACCTTTGTCGCGGCAGCGGCCGTTCTGACCGAGGCGGCGCTGTCCTTCCTCGGCGTGGGCGTGCCGGCGCAGACGCCAAGCTGGGGCAACATCATGGCCGAGGGCCGCAACTTCGTTGCCGTGGCTTTCCACATCCTGCTGTATCCCGGCCTGCTGCTGGCCGCCACCGTGCTCGCTATCAACCTGCTCGGCGACGGCCTGCGCGATGCGCTCGATCCGCGCCTGGCGCGCCAACTCTGA
- a CDS encoding N-acyl-D-amino-acid deacylase family protein, with protein sequence MAEQASNHHDLLIRGGTVIDGSKAPRFTADIAVRDGRIAAIGDLAGHTAERTLDAAGRIVAPGFIDSHTHDDQAVLSQAAMPFKISQGVTTVVAGNCGISAAPLRADMDLPMPLGLIDAPPEGRFTTFAAYLDALRATPSSVNVAAMVGHSTLRAVTMSALDRPANDDEIAAMQALVEEAMQAGAIGLSTGTFYPPAIKATTEEIIEVCRPLSARKALYVTHMRNESDQVMEALEETFQIGRALEVPVVVSHHKVQNTPNFGRSRVTLPFIQETMQHQCVSLDCYPYTAGSTMIRTEPAMLEGRVRIASSVPHPECTGRDLDDIAREWGVAKQEAARRLQPGTAIYFLMDEADVQRILAFDETMIGSDGIPVGENPHPRLWGTFPRVLGHYCREVGLFPLETAVWKMTGLTARNFGLHGRGTLAVGNHADMVIFDAGTIRDAADYDTPTRPAEGIDTVIVNGAITWHGGQHTGARNGQVIKRRHAA encoded by the coding sequence ATGGCTGAGCAGGCTTCGAACCATCATGATCTGCTGATCCGGGGCGGCACCGTGATCGACGGTAGCAAGGCACCGCGATTCACCGCCGACATTGCCGTGCGCGATGGCCGCATCGCCGCTATCGGCGACCTTGCTGGTCACACTGCCGAGCGCACGCTGGACGCCGCCGGCCGCATCGTCGCCCCGGGCTTTATCGACTCGCATACCCACGACGACCAGGCGGTGCTGTCGCAGGCGGCAATGCCGTTCAAGATCTCCCAGGGCGTGACCACGGTGGTGGCCGGCAACTGCGGCATCAGCGCTGCACCGCTACGCGCCGACATGGACCTGCCGATGCCGCTGGGCCTGATCGATGCACCGCCTGAAGGCCGCTTCACAACCTTCGCCGCCTATCTGGACGCCCTGCGCGCCACCCCCAGCTCGGTGAACGTGGCAGCGATGGTGGGGCACTCCACGCTGCGCGCGGTCACCATGTCCGCGCTGGATCGCCCCGCGAACGACGACGAGATCGCAGCCATGCAGGCGCTGGTCGAGGAAGCGATGCAGGCGGGTGCCATCGGGCTGTCGACCGGTACCTTCTACCCGCCGGCGATCAAGGCCACCACCGAGGAGATCATCGAAGTCTGCCGCCCGCTGAGCGCGCGCAAGGCGCTCTATGTCACGCACATGCGCAACGAGTCCGATCAGGTCATGGAAGCGCTCGAGGAGACCTTCCAGATCGGCCGCGCGCTGGAAGTACCCGTGGTGGTGTCGCACCACAAGGTGCAGAACACGCCAAACTTCGGCCGCAGCCGCGTCACCCTGCCCTTTATCCAGGAGACGATGCAGCACCAGTGCGTGTCGCTCGACTGCTATCCCTACACCGCCGGCTCCACCATGATCCGCACCGAACCCGCCATGCTCGAGGGTCGCGTGCGCATCGCCTCCAGCGTGCCGCACCCAGAATGCACGGGCCGCGACCTGGATGACATCGCCCGCGAATGGGGCGTCGCCAAGCAGGAAGCCGCGCGGCGGCTGCAGCCCGGCACGGCCATCTACTTCCTGATGGACGAAGCCGACGTGCAACGCATCCTGGCTTTCGACGAAACGATGATCGGGTCGGATGGCATCCCGGTCGGCGAGAATCCGCACCCGCGTCTGTGGGGCACATTCCCGCGTGTGCTGGGGCATTACTGCCGCGAGGTCGGCCTGTTCCCGCTGGAGACCGCCGTCTGGAAGATGACCGGCCTGACCGCGCGCAACTTCGGCCTGCACGGGCGCGGCACGCTGGCGGTCGGCAACCATGCCGACATGGTGATCTTCGATGCCGGCACCATCCGCGACGCCGCCGACTACGACACGCCCACGCGCCCGGCCGAGGGCATCGACACCGTGATCGTCAACGGCGCCATCACCTGGCACGGCGGGCAGCATACCGGCGCCAGGAACGGCCAGGTCATCAAGCGTCGTCACGCCGCCTGA
- a CDS encoding Ldh family oxidoreductase: MSETIQLSLAEVRELSLNVLQTNGYSEAHSKAITDVIVAGQRDECQSHGLYRLLVCVHTIRNGKVDGHAVPEVVDQAKAIVRVDARFGNSLLAFQTGLPHFIRKARECGLAAMAINRCFHFSALWPEVESLASEGLVAMAMTPSHAWVAPAGGTKPVFGTNPLAFAWPRPGRTPFVFDFATSAIARGDIELHRRQGKALPEGWAIDADGNPTTDPLAALKGAMLTFGGHKGSALSAMIELMAGPLIGDMTSAESMAFDASAGATPCHGELLLAFDPTVFLGDRASEYLEKAESLFEAITSQGARLPSQRRYAARARSDEAGVTVPRALYEDLLKLR, translated from the coding sequence ATGTCGGAAACCATCCAGCTCTCGCTCGCGGAGGTACGCGAGCTTTCGCTCAACGTTCTGCAAACGAACGGCTACTCCGAGGCGCACAGCAAGGCGATCACGGACGTGATCGTCGCGGGCCAGCGCGACGAGTGCCAGTCTCATGGCCTGTATCGCTTGCTGGTCTGCGTTCATACCATTCGCAACGGGAAGGTGGATGGCCACGCGGTGCCGGAAGTCGTCGATCAGGCGAAAGCGATCGTCCGGGTCGATGCCCGCTTTGGTAACTCGCTGCTGGCGTTTCAGACCGGCCTGCCGCATTTCATCCGGAAAGCCCGGGAATGCGGTTTGGCGGCCATGGCCATCAATCGCTGCTTTCACTTCTCCGCGCTCTGGCCCGAAGTGGAATCGCTGGCGAGCGAAGGACTGGTCGCAATGGCCATGACGCCCAGCCACGCGTGGGTGGCCCCTGCCGGCGGAACCAAACCGGTATTCGGAACGAATCCCCTGGCGTTCGCCTGGCCGCGTCCGGGCAGAACGCCATTTGTCTTCGACTTTGCGACCAGCGCGATCGCCAGAGGCGATATCGAGCTTCATCGCCGGCAAGGCAAGGCGCTGCCGGAGGGGTGGGCCATCGATGCGGACGGGAACCCGACGACCGACCCGCTGGCGGCCCTGAAAGGCGCCATGCTGACGTTCGGCGGGCACAAGGGGTCTGCGTTGTCCGCGATGATCGAACTGATGGCCGGCCCGCTGATCGGCGACATGACCAGCGCCGAATCCATGGCGTTCGATGCGAGCGCGGGGGCCACGCCTTGTCATGGCGAACTGCTGCTGGCATTCGATCCCACCGTCTTTCTGGGCGATCGGGCCAGCGAGTACCTTGAGAAAGCCGAGAGCCTGTTCGAGGCAATCACGAGCCAGGGCGCGCGCTTGCCGTCGCAACGCCGCTACGCCGCGCGAGCCAGGAGCGATGAGGCGGGCGTGACGGTGCCACGGGCGCTGTACGAGGATCTGCTCAAGCTGCGATAG
- a CDS encoding crotonase/enoyl-CoA hydratase family protein: protein MTTTPPAFETLQYAVQNGIATISLHRPEKMNAFTHQMCEDLIAAFDATDADDNVRAVIVTGSGRAFCAGADLSSGGATFDYEKRYGSTGVKRDGGGRVVLRIFRSLKPVIAAVNGAAVGVGVTMQLPMDIRIASTDAKFGLVFARRGITPEAASSWFLSRVVGISTALEWCFSGRVFSAQEAHERGLVRSLHAPEDLLPAAYAIAREIADNAAPVSVAMARQMIWRMAGAAHPMDAHKVDSRAIQSRGQSDDAKEGIASFLEKRPAQFPNRVSSQMPDFFDWQGEPDFE from the coding sequence ATGACCACTACGCCCCCGGCTTTCGAGACGCTTCAGTACGCCGTGCAGAACGGCATTGCCACGATTTCGCTTCACCGCCCCGAGAAGATGAACGCGTTCACACACCAGATGTGTGAAGACCTGATCGCGGCATTTGACGCGACGGATGCCGACGACAATGTGCGCGCCGTGATCGTGACCGGCAGCGGCCGTGCGTTCTGCGCGGGTGCCGACCTGTCCAGCGGTGGCGCCACCTTCGACTACGAGAAGCGTTATGGATCGACCGGCGTGAAACGTGACGGCGGCGGCCGAGTCGTGCTGCGCATTTTCCGCAGCCTCAAGCCGGTCATCGCTGCCGTGAACGGCGCCGCGGTTGGTGTCGGCGTCACCATGCAGTTGCCGATGGACATCCGCATCGCCTCGACCGACGCAAAGTTCGGCCTCGTGTTCGCACGGCGGGGGATTACGCCGGAAGCGGCTTCGTCATGGTTCCTGTCGCGCGTCGTGGGGATTTCGACGGCACTGGAATGGTGTTTTTCGGGTCGCGTATTCAGCGCGCAGGAAGCGCACGAGCGCGGACTCGTCCGTTCGCTCCATGCGCCCGAGGATCTGCTGCCGGCGGCCTATGCCATTGCCAGGGAGATCGCGGACAACGCCGCCCCGGTTTCGGTCGCCATGGCGCGCCAGATGATCTGGCGCATGGCAGGGGCCGCTCATCCCATGGACGCCCACAAGGTGGATAGCCGCGCGATCCAGTCGCGTGGTCAGTCGGACGATGCGAAGGAAGGTATTGCGAGCTTTCTCGAGAAGCGTCCGGCACAGTTCCCGAACCGCGTATCGAGCCAGATGCCGGACTTCTTTGACTGGCAGGGCGAGCCAGACTTCGAGTAA
- a CDS encoding ABC transporter ATP-binding protein, whose protein sequence is MNPSQEPIAATAQAAPLLQVDGLRKHYTAPRRWPSPPPRPIQAVDNVSFTVARGETLSLVGESGCGKTTTAKSVLRLVEPTAGSVRLDGEELLTLSAGEMRRRRRELQIIFQDPYASLSPRLTAGEIVAEPLRNFGMRSRAEREARVQWLFGKVGLRPEATAKYPHEFSGGQRQRLGIARALAMQPKLIVCDEPVSALDVSVQAQVVNLLMDLQQEFGIAYLFVAHDLAVVRHISRRVAVMYLGRIVELADRDALFSTPRHPYTEILLSAAPVPNPRAPARRILLQGDPPSPANPPSGCHFHTRCPLAQPICREQAPALTARPSDAPGGHQVACHFR, encoded by the coding sequence ATGAACCCCTCTCAGGAACCCATCGCAGCGACCGCGCAGGCCGCGCCGCTGCTGCAGGTGGACGGGCTGCGCAAGCACTACACTGCACCGCGCCGCTGGCCCTCGCCGCCGCCCCGGCCGATCCAGGCGGTTGATAACGTCTCCTTCACGGTCGCTCGTGGCGAAACACTGTCCCTGGTGGGCGAATCCGGCTGCGGCAAGACCACCACCGCAAAGTCCGTGCTGCGTCTGGTAGAGCCCACCGCAGGCTCGGTCAGGCTGGACGGCGAGGAACTGCTGACCCTGTCGGCCGGAGAGATGCGTCGCCGCCGGCGCGAACTACAGATCATCTTCCAGGACCCGTATGCTTCGCTGAGCCCCCGTCTGACTGCGGGAGAAATCGTCGCGGAGCCGCTGCGCAACTTCGGGATGCGCTCCCGCGCGGAGCGCGAGGCGCGCGTGCAGTGGCTGTTCGGCAAGGTCGGCCTGCGCCCCGAGGCCACCGCGAAGTATCCGCATGAGTTCTCGGGCGGGCAACGCCAGCGGCTCGGCATCGCCCGCGCACTGGCCATGCAGCCCAAGCTGATCGTGTGCGACGAACCGGTCTCCGCGCTCGACGTATCGGTGCAGGCCCAGGTCGTCAACCTGCTGATGGACCTGCAGCAGGAGTTCGGCATCGCCTATCTCTTCGTCGCCCATGATCTGGCCGTGGTGCGCCATATCAGCCGCCGCGTGGCCGTGATGTACCTGGGTCGCATCGTCGAACTGGCCGATCGCGATGCGCTGTTCTCTACGCCGCGCCACCCCTATACGGAGATTCTGCTGTCGGCCGCGCCGGTGCCAAACCCGCGCGCGCCGGCACGACGCATTCTGCTGCAGGGCGATCCGCCCAGCCCGGCAAACCCGCCCTCTGGCTGCCACTTCCATACGCGCTGCCCGCTTGCGCAGCCCATTTGCCGCGAGCAGGCACCGGCGCTGACGGCGCGCCCGTCGGATGCGCCGGGCGGCCACCAGGTCGCCTGTCATTTCCGCTGA